A DNA window from Stutzerimonas stutzeri contains the following coding sequences:
- a CDS encoding DUF2303 family protein — MSLSKEAIQHIESQAVIAAAKPLTIEGGTSVAVLPEGIRLQSLEAFQPQRDRFRGTMATHSLQDFIKYTESHDVVDDNAPVKALGFIDQDAMRATVIFNLGEPGAAGHGDDVAVLTLKPTAAYSALQAVLGKPLSQKELAEWLEDWLPNLEARDGESNLEMLQAVNAVRRMVIKATSQRDSNVGDFSASRSTMDEIEAKSQDTLPSAFIFTTVPFEGLDVADIKLRLSVITGRDEPLLKLRWVGEEAQREAFAQEFKDVLEQEVGGLVPLTIGTFSLGK, encoded by the coding sequence ATGTCGCTGAGCAAAGAAGCCATCCAACATATCGAGTCCCAAGCCGTGATCGCGGCAGCTAAGCCGCTCACCATTGAGGGCGGCACTAGCGTAGCGGTACTGCCAGAGGGCATTCGCCTGCAGTCGCTGGAAGCATTCCAGCCTCAGCGCGACCGCTTCCGCGGCACCATGGCTACCCACTCCCTGCAGGACTTCATCAAGTACACCGAGAGCCATGACGTGGTGGATGACAACGCACCGGTCAAGGCGCTCGGCTTCATCGACCAGGACGCCATGCGCGCTACCGTCATCTTCAACCTGGGCGAGCCGGGCGCCGCCGGCCACGGCGATGACGTGGCCGTGCTCACCCTCAAGCCCACCGCCGCCTATTCCGCTCTTCAGGCTGTGCTCGGCAAGCCACTCAGCCAGAAGGAACTCGCCGAATGGCTGGAGGACTGGCTCCCCAACCTCGAGGCGCGGGACGGTGAGTCCAACCTCGAAATGCTGCAGGCCGTCAACGCCGTGCGCCGCATGGTCATCAAGGCCACCAGCCAGCGCGACAGCAACGTCGGCGACTTCTCTGCCAGCCGCTCGACGATGGACGAGATCGAGGCCAAGAGCCAGGACACCCTGCCCTCCGCCTTCATCTTCACCACCGTGCCGTTCGAAGGGCTCGACGTGGCCGACATCAAGCTGCGCCTGTCCGTCATCACCGGCCGCGACGAGCCACTCCTGAAACTCCGCTGGGTCGGGGAGGAAGCCCAGCGCGAAGCCTTCGCCCAGGAATTCAAGGACGTGCTCGAGCAGGAAGTTGGCGGCCTGGTGCCGCTCACCATCGGCACCTTCTCTCTCGGCAAGTAA
- a CDS encoding phosphohydrolase has product MTWILTRSGRSFDLLAPKADQVCTLDIAHALSQLCRFNGHSSRHYSVAQHSLLVASIVPAEHQLAALLHDATEAYVGDMVRPLKLGMREFYEAQKLTSLYDRIEHRVWLAICEHFHLEPELPACVHEADMIALATERAQLMPDHAAEWECLAGITPLEQPLENWTPAQAFLHYHNRLLELMQSTHRARARSTWERVDAEHTGGPAPQCC; this is encoded by the coding sequence ATGACCTGGATACTCACCCGCTCTGGCCGCAGCTTCGACCTGCTCGCGCCCAAGGCCGACCAGGTCTGCACGCTGGACATCGCCCACGCCCTGTCGCAGCTCTGCCGCTTCAACGGCCACAGCAGCCGGCACTACTCGGTCGCCCAGCACAGCCTGCTGGTCGCCAGTATCGTCCCGGCCGAACACCAGCTCGCCGCCCTGCTCCACGACGCCACCGAAGCCTACGTCGGCGACATGGTGCGCCCGCTCAAGCTCGGTATGCGCGAGTTCTACGAGGCACAAAAACTCACCTCCCTTTACGACAGGATTGAGCACCGCGTCTGGCTGGCCATCTGCGAACACTTCCACCTCGAACCGGAACTGCCTGCCTGCGTGCACGAGGCGGACATGATCGCCCTGGCCACCGAACGCGCCCAGCTCATGCCGGACCACGCCGCCGAATGGGAATGCCTCGCCGGCATCACCCCGCTCGAGCAGCCGCTGGAGAACTGGACGCCCGCCCAGGCGTTCCTGCACTACCACAACCGCCTGCTCGAGCTGATGCAGTCCACCCACCGCGCCCGCGCTCGCTCCACCTGGGAACGCGTCGACGCCGAACATACCGGCGGCCCCGCGCCGCAGTGCTGTTAG